A genome region from Trichoderma asperellum chromosome 7, complete sequence includes the following:
- a CDS encoding uncharacterized protein (EggNog:ENOG41~TransMembrane:1 (o188-208i)), translated as MEQLETSPSPPPLQPRRRDTLLPRLSKPSASYPAPTSIPSPSATTASPTSLASSEPTLRFPRPQGNKQLANWISSSNPNIMDLAPPTEDNTLSESTYELVSGPSTDTEESQDDNYTGSMSESVGSLDIHRPDDVQSLAGTEDSYETESAVDEADVPSTAASDRDETEDEEDDEDSVHEDSVLAESHFTNETAKLEPFPPFEHEAYSQSSLEYTQQSLGTPSFPTPEASRVIERPGPAEPEKKKSWKQKVSPFWLFESEAREYLVEATWGAFPGFAFVLVVLVALPIFIRSPSDPGLSNVQAPPPITATITTTTYLTTSSLPTSSSQPTPSSTNSVALVPIGEPQSDDWIFGAKKPAVSFTAEAHNDVLIHIPKSIKKTWLAKDCLSVSVKRGDDIVDTTMSMVDDGLRLKFAKREVHGVVSLVLEAKCRPKIHKVVKVHFGKGLMEEALERTKHLAHDLSGLVPAAAQEAERCIENAKQSINSACQNVCQTVTETVSKTFGVTFADAKQNLDNLVSTAKAQLEEATQEFTTIFDNFAQQAVENLPSVEDVQNQLQLQLLDAQISAKLWWLQTFGSAEEHDEYLRKAKTYSARKHAAAEEMKHAKKEVSEKPIEAASRLWSKLIGKSACREKNSCKDAA; from the coding sequence ATGGAACAGCTTGAAACGTCGCCATCCCCGCCGCCACTGCAGCCCCGTCGTCGCGATACTCTGCTTCCTCGACTTAGCAAACCATCGGCTTCTTACCCAGCACCAACTTCGATTCCTTCGCCATCGGCGACAACCGCTTCTCCCACGAGCCTCGCTTCCTCAGAGCCTACTCTCCGATTTCCTAGACCGCAGGGGAATAAGCAGCTTGCAAATTGGATATCGAGCAGCAACCCCAACATCATGGATCTGGCCCCGCCCACCGAGGACAACACTCTGTCCGAGTCAACCTACGAGCTCGTCTCGGGCCCGAGCACCGATACCGAAGAGTCTCAAGACGACAACTACACCGGGTCCATGAGCGAATCCGTCGGCTCGCTCGACATTCATCGCCCAGACGACGTGCAAAGCTTGGCGGGCACAGAAGACTCGTACGAGACCGAGTCTGCGGTTGATGAAGCAGATGTACCCAGTACAGCGGCGTCTGACCGCGATGAGaccgaagacgaagaggatgacgaagactCTGTTCACGAAGACAGTGTGCTGGCCGAGTCGCACTTTACAAATGAGACTGCCAAGCTTGAGCCTTTCCCGCCCTTCGAGCATGAGGCTTACTCTCAATCATCGCTTGAATACACACAGCAGAGCTTAGGGACTCCTTCTTTCCCTACTCCAGAGGCCAGTCGGGTCATCGAGAGACCAGGGCCAGCTGAgcctgagaagaagaaatcttgGAAACAGAAGGTGTCTCCGTTTTGGCTATTCGAATCCGAAGCTAGAGAGTATCTAGTAGAGGCAACATGGGGAGCTTTTCCCGGCTTCGCATTCGTTCTCGTTGTGCTCGTGGCGCTCCCCATCTTCATCCGATCGCCATCCGACCCAGGTCTATCAAACGTCCAAGCGCCACCGCCCATCACCGCAACCATTACCACCACTACATATCTCACCACTTCATCCTTACCAACCTCTAGTAGTCAACCGACTCCATCTTCCACTAACAGCGTGGCTTTAGTGCCCATTGGCGAGCCACAATCTGATGATTGGATATTTGGCGCCAAGAAGCCTGCTGTTTCTTTTACGGCCGAAGCGCACAATGATGTTTTGATACACATCCCTAAGAGTATTAAGAAGACGTGGTTGGCTAAGGATTGTCTATCTGTATCTGTCAAGAGGGGAGATGACATTGTCGATACCACCATGTCCATGGTAGACGACGGCCTTCGCCTAAAGTTTGCCAAGAGGGAGGTCCACGGCGTTGTCAGCCTTGTTCTCGAAGCCAAGTGCCGTCCCAAGATTCACAAAGTGGTCAAGGTCCACTTTGGTAAAGGGTTGATGGAAGAGGCCTTGGAACGCACCAAACATCTTGCTCATGATCTGTCCGGACTtgtgcctgctgctgctcaggaGGCAGAGCGGTGTATTGAGAATGCAAAGCAGTCGATCAATTCAGCATGCCAAAATGTCTGCCAGACCGTCACTGAGACTGTATCAAAGACATTTGGCGTCACCTTTGCAGATGCCAAGCAGAATCTGGACAACCTCGTATCGACAGCCAAGGCCcagcttgaagaagccaCCCAAGAGTTTACCACGATATTTGACAACTTTGCACAGCAGGCTGTCGAAAACCTGCCATCGGTTGAAGATGTACAAAACCAACTGCAActccagcttctcgacgCCCAGATCTCAGCTAAGCTCTGGTGGCTGCAAACCTTTGGCAGCGCAGAGGAACATGACGAATATCTGCGCAAGGCAAAGACTTATTCGGCCAGGAAGCACGCAGCCGCTGAAGAGATGAAGCATGCCAAAAAGGAAGTCTCTGAAAAGCCAATAGAAGCAGCTTCACGGCTCTGGTCCAAGTTGATAGGCAAATCAGCGTGTCGAGAGAAGAATTCATGCAAGGACGCGGCATAA
- a CDS encoding uncharacterized protein (EggNog:ENOG41~TransMembrane:1 (o268-288i)): protein MDLAPPTEDNTLSESTYELVSGPSTDTEESQDDNYTGSMSESVGSLDIHRPDDVQSLAGTEDSYETESAVDEADVPSTAASDRDETEDEEDDEDSVHEDSVLAESHFTNETAKLEPFPPFEHEAYSQSSLEYTQQSLGTPSFPTPEASRVIERPGPAEPEKKKSWKQKVSPFWLFESEAREYLVEATWGAFPGFAFVLVVLVALPIFIRSPSDPGLSNVQAPPPITATITTTTYLTTSSLPTSSSQPTPSSTNSVALVPIGEPQSDDWIFGAKKPAVSFTAEAHNDVLIHIPKSIKKTWLAKDCLSVSVKRGDDIVDTTMSMVDDGLRLKFAKREVHGVVSLVLEAKCRPKIHKVVKVHFGKGLMEEALERTKHLAHDLSGLVPAAAQEAERCIENAKQSINSACQNVCQTVTETVSKTFGVTFADAKQNLDNLVSTAKAQLEEATQEFTTIFDNFAQQAVENLPSVEDVQNQLQLQLLDAQISAKLWWLQTFGSAEEHDEYLRKAKTYSARKHAAAEEMKHAKKEVSEKPIEAASRLWSKLIGKSACREKNSCKDAA, encoded by the coding sequence ATGGATCTGGCCCCGCCCACCGAGGACAACACTCTGTCCGAGTCAACCTACGAGCTCGTCTCGGGCCCGAGCACCGATACCGAAGAGTCTCAAGACGACAACTACACCGGGTCCATGAGCGAATCCGTCGGCTCGCTCGACATTCATCGCCCAGACGACGTGCAAAGCTTGGCGGGCACAGAAGACTCGTACGAGACCGAGTCTGCGGTTGATGAAGCAGATGTACCCAGTACAGCGGCGTCTGACCGCGATGAGaccgaagacgaagaggatgacgaagactCTGTTCACGAAGACAGTGTGCTGGCCGAGTCGCACTTTACAAATGAGACTGCCAAGCTTGAGCCTTTCCCGCCCTTCGAGCATGAGGCTTACTCTCAATCATCGCTTGAATACACACAGCAGAGCTTAGGGACTCCTTCTTTCCCTACTCCAGAGGCCAGTCGGGTCATCGAGAGACCAGGGCCAGCTGAgcctgagaagaagaaatcttgGAAACAGAAGGTGTCTCCGTTTTGGCTATTCGAATCCGAAGCTAGAGAGTATCTAGTAGAGGCAACATGGGGAGCTTTTCCCGGCTTCGCATTCGTTCTCGTTGTGCTCGTGGCGCTCCCCATCTTCATCCGATCGCCATCCGACCCAGGTCTATCAAACGTCCAAGCGCCACCGCCCATCACCGCAACCATTACCACCACTACATATCTCACCACTTCATCCTTACCAACCTCTAGTAGTCAACCGACTCCATCTTCCACTAACAGCGTGGCTTTAGTGCCCATTGGCGAGCCACAATCTGATGATTGGATATTTGGCGCCAAGAAGCCTGCTGTTTCTTTTACGGCCGAAGCGCACAATGATGTTTTGATACACATCCCTAAGAGTATTAAGAAGACGTGGTTGGCTAAGGATTGTCTATCTGTATCTGTCAAGAGGGGAGATGACATTGTCGATACCACCATGTCCATGGTAGACGACGGCCTTCGCCTAAAGTTTGCCAAGAGGGAGGTCCACGGCGTTGTCAGCCTTGTTCTCGAAGCCAAGTGCCGTCCCAAGATTCACAAAGTGGTCAAGGTCCACTTTGGTAAAGGGTTGATGGAAGAGGCCTTGGAACGCACCAAACATCTTGCTCATGATCTGTCCGGACTtgtgcctgctgctgctcaggaGGCAGAGCGGTGTATTGAGAATGCAAAGCAGTCGATCAATTCAGCATGCCAAAATGTCTGCCAGACCGTCACTGAGACTGTATCAAAGACATTTGGCGTCACCTTTGCAGATGCCAAGCAGAATCTGGACAACCTCGTATCGACAGCCAAGGCCcagcttgaagaagccaCCCAAGAGTTTACCACGATATTTGACAACTTTGCACAGCAGGCTGTCGAAAACCTGCCATCGGTTGAAGATGTACAAAACCAACTGCAActccagcttctcgacgCCCAGATCTCAGCTAAGCTCTGGTGGCTGCAAACCTTTGGCAGCGCAGAGGAACATGACGAATATCTGCGCAAGGCAAAGACTTATTCGGCCAGGAAGCACGCAGCCGCTGAAGAGATGAAGCATGCCAAAAAGGAAGTCTCTGAAAAGCCAATAGAAGCAGCTTCACGGCTCTGGTCCAAGTTGATAGGCAAATCAGCGTGTCGAGAGAAGAATTCATGCAAGGACGCGGCATAA
- a CDS encoding uncharacterized protein (BUSCO:EOG092D485T): MSCMQAQVHKKGPYSLAAQIFTVAKKKKRQVKGKYLSCRKYVQSYQIRSTKIREPNRSKEKKLTGPRHWRGSAKKRKLPLSSPNTAPPLSWDSPNQNQPPLTLFNHKLRPARQTRGKKKKVATLSLSLEISDISHSSTFRYTHTFKMSSADATEPKVEQTNTEAPAASVTASSVFSMFGGGEKKEKKEDEDRGDNSGSAKAQREAKAEEEEAPESEDVHFEPVVKLTEKVEVKTNEESEEQLFKMRAKLFKFVKAVKKDGEDAPAAAGEWKERGTGDVRLLKHKENDKVRLVMRREKTLKVCANHYIVPEITLSPNVGSDRSWVWNAAADVSEGEPEAVTLAIRFANSDNANQFRDAFLKAQKDSEHLFKAAAAEEESKEEEKTA, translated from the exons ATGAGTTGCATGCAAGCGCAAGTGCATAAAAAGGGGCCCTACAGCCTAGCCGCCCAGATCTTTACAgttgcaaaaaagaaaaaaaggcaagtcAAAGGCAAGTACCTCTCCTGCAGAAAATACGTGCAAAGCTACCAAATTCGTAGTACAAAAATTAGGGAACCCAATAGaagcaaggaaaaaaaattaacagGCCCCCGCCACTGGAGGGGCAGcgccaaaaaaaggaaactcCCACTTTCCAGCCCAAACACAGCCCCTCCTTTGTCTTGGGACTCACCAAACCAAAACCAACCACCACTCACCCTTTTTAACCATAAACTCCGTCCCGCTAGGCAGACccgagggaagaaaaaaaaagttgcgactctctctttgtctctaGAAATCAGCGATATTTCTCATTCTTCG ACTTTTcgatacacacacacattcAAAATGTCTTCCGCCGATGCCACCGAGCCCAAGGTCGAGCAGACCAACACTGAG GCCCCTGCTGCCTCCGTGACCGCCTCCTCTGTGTTCTCCATGTTCGGCGGtggtgagaagaaggagaagaaggaggatgaggaccgTGGCGACAACTCTGGAAGCGCAAAGGCCCAGcgcgaggccaaggccgaggaG GAGGAGGCCCCCGAGAGCGAGGATGTCCACTTCGAGCCCGTCGTCAAGCTGACCGAGAAGGTCGAGGTCAAGACCAACGAGGAGTCTGAGGAGCAGCTCTTCAAGATGCGCGCCAAGCTGTTCAAGTTCGTCAAGGCCGTCAAGAAGGATGGCGAGGATGcacccgccgccgccggcgagTGGAAGGAGCGAGGAACTGGTGATGTCAGACTTCTCAAGCACAAGGAGAACGACAAGGTCCGCCTGGTTATGCGACGAGAGAAGACGCTCAAGGTCTGCGCCAACCACTACA TTGTCCCCGAGATCACCCTGTCCCCCAACGTTGGCTCTGACCGCAGCTGGGTGTGGAACGCTGCCGCTGATGTCAGCGAGGGCGAGCCCGAGGCTGTTACCCTTGCCATTCGATTCGCCAACTCTGACA aTGCCAACCAGTTCAGAGATGCCTTCCTGAAGGCCCAGAAGGACAGCGAGCACCTCTtcaaggccgccgccgccgaggaggagtccaaggaggaggagaagactgCTTAA
- a CDS encoding uncharacterized protein (EggNog:ENOG41) produces the protein MTTEAQDEFDKLVANNAHRETVHPEDRDDADSQHGSDLSEEEQYRNARIEEAMRMPTAATEFKLPPVSFDSGRSTGVKGVIADARSYESARKTKWRARAASVRKSVFGSPRSNKSESESEEAIFSGGDDEDEEEFLSMWREARRQELEKESGQSIRTRRTSPSTRIYGRMDEVDALGYLDAIEKVNRDTTVVVFVYDHESEVSSAIESVLVPLVKANPSVHFVKVHYEDIEFDNAAVPAILAYRNQGDLFANLTGIIEMMPDDEHFGPESLQKVLKKHGVLS, from the exons ATGACTACTGAAGCCCAAGACGAATTCGACAAGCTTGTCGCTAACAACGCCCACCGTGAAACTGTCCATCCTGAAGATCGCGACGACGCCGACTCCCAACACGGATCTGATCTctctgaagaagaacaatACCGCAACGCTAGGATCGAAGAGGCAATGAGAATGCCTACCGCCGCTACAGAGTTTAAGCTGCCCCCCGTGTCTTTTGACAGCGGCCGCTCTACCGGTGTCAAGGGCGTCATTGCCGACGCCAGAAGCTATGAATCTGCCCGCAAGACAAAGTGGAGAGCGCGAGCAGCGTCCGTCCGCAAGAGCGTCTTTGGCTCCCCACGCAGCAacaagagcgagagcgagagcgaagaggccatcttcagcggcggcgatgacgaagacgaagaggagttCCTGAGCATGTGGCGGGAAGCGCGGAGGCAAGAGCTCGAGAAGGAGTCCGGACAGTCCATCCGGACCAGACGGACAAGCCCAAGCACCCGGATTTACGGCCGCATGGACGAGGTGGATGCGCTAGGCTATCTGGACGCCATTGAGAAGGTGAACAGAGATACTACTGTTGTTGTCTTTGTGTACGATCACGAG AGCGAAGTCTCATCAGCAATCGAATCGGTACTGGTGCCTTTGGTCAAGGCAAATCCGTCAGTTCATTTCGTCAAGGTCCACTACGAGGACATTGAATTCGACAATGCTGCGGTGCCTGCCATCCTGGCTTACCGAAACCAGGGCGATCTATTTGCCAACCTCACTGGCATTATTGAGATGATGCCAGATGATGAGCACTTTGGCCCTGAGTCCCTGCAAAAGGTGCTCAAGAAGCACGGCGTGCTatcatga
- a CDS encoding uncharacterized protein (EggNog:ENOG41) produces the protein MLKEIDKYCVYESMTIPGKPTTWHVMDWDRRRVISLVTPTDCQGDPDIPGKYFERHIDSLPLDTYKIYVSETGDLRVSTDPKDNAWISIIRPKVEDLQLQKPLSIETVKRTELCEISRLGRGLDLVSYGTREERRVVFKYVLILQGSDRFWTELNVWIRLSHHPNIVPINKIVLGEMYSRIVGFTTPYIPGGSLEDNPSRGFKLKWLKQLIQAVDDLNLKHGIVHDNTMARHLLIDPEMDDLLLINFNFARRIAGPVRFSFDISGHVPGMGYCAGDPLWKLGMAGMGGSTWVNGE, from the coding sequence ATGCTAAAAGAAATCGATAAATATTGTGTTTATGAGAGCATGACTATCCCTGGGAAGCCAACCACTTGGCATGTAATGGACTGGGATCGGAGGCGGGTGATTTCCCTCGTCACCCCAACCGACTGTCAAGGGGATCCAGACATACCTGGGAAATATTTTGAAAGGCACATTGATTCTCTCCCACTTGATACTTATAAGATTTACGTGTCAGAGACCGGCGACCTTCGAGTTTCTACAGACCCAAAAGACAACGCCTGGATCTCTATCATACGACCTAAGGTGGAGGATCTCCAGCTTCAGAAGCCTCTTAGCATTGAAACCGTTAAGCGAACCGAATTGTGTGAAATATCTCGCTTGGGCCGAGGTCTTGACCTCGTTTCGTACGGCActagagaagagaggagagtcGTCTTCAAGTATGTGCTCATCCTTCAGGGTTCTGATCGATTCTGGACAGAGTTGAATGTTTGGATCCGGCTTTCCCACCATCCGAATATCGTGCCGATTAATAAAATTGTACTCGGTGAGATGTACAGTCGGATTGTTGGCTTTACAACCCCCTATATACCAGGTGGCTCGCTGGAAGATAATCCGTCACGAGGATTCAAGCTCAAGTGGCTCAAGCAGCTCATTCAGGCCGTGGATGATTTGAACCTCAAACATGGAATCGTCCATGACAATACCATGGCCCGGCATCTTCTTATCGATCCAGAGATGGACGACTTACTactaattaactttaatttcGCTCGCCGTATAGCTGGTCCTGTTCGCTTTAGTTTCGACATCTCCGGACATGTACCTGGTATGGGGTATTGCGCTGGGGACCCACTATGGAAGCTCGGGATGGCGGGAATGGGAGGATCCACTTGGGTTAATGGAGAATGA